Within Erpetoichthys calabaricus chromosome 1 unlocalized genomic scaffold, fErpCal1.3 SUPER_1_unloc_16, whole genome shotgun sequence, the genomic segment AATTTGTCAACAATGCTTACTTTTCAAGAcaggagtgaacctcactctCGAGTTCTGAAGGGTGCTTGTTTTTCTGGACTGATTTTTGAACTGCTACCCTTTATATTCtgttgtgaactctagtgtgtatctgaagattgcttatacgtgaaaactgtttaccacattcattacagcaatacggcttctgtcctgtgtgaactctagtgtgtctctgaagatggctcatttgtgaaaactgtttaccacattcattacagcaatacggcttctctcccgtgtgaactctagtgtgtctctgaagactgcctatacgtgaaaactgtttaccacattcattacagcaatacggcttctctctggtgtgaactctagtgtgatCCTTCAGACTGCTTatacgtgaaaactgtttaccacattcattacagcaatatggcttctctccagtgtgaactctagtgtggctCTTCAGATTGAttttatgtgaaaactgtttaccacattcattacagcaataccgcttcactccagtgtgaattctagtGTGGCTCTTCAGATTGCTCATTTGTGAAAATTGTTTACCACagtcattacagcaatacggcttctctcctgtgtgaagtcCAGTGTGGATCTGAAGAGCACTCCTGCCAGAGAATTCTTTTCCAGATTCCAAACTGCACTGATCTTTGTTTCCTgtacaaagtttaaaagaaaaggggaaaaaaagagctTACTTTCAGTCTACTgcctttattattaacattaactcGCATTAAATACATGGCTGAAATTAGGAACAACCTTTGATAAGCATAACCAATTTTAAAACTTCAGTCGTTCATGGAAAGCACACTCAATATGTTAATTTTACACTTTCTATTACAACTACTTAGCAgggccacatgtataaaacttgcttatgCTTGGCAACATGTGTAAGCCATTTCTCACACAAAAGTTCGGATTTTTAAAACTAGAACTTTGTGTTTAAATTGGCTTAAAGTTACTGCAAGTTTTGAGCATTTGTAAGTCCCATACAGACTTTatttgtgttggcattttagcaacacctggtggacaaacaaactgggcagaaaatctcatttcattgcacatttcacattctgatgtttgaaaggctacacaagaagtgagttgatatatcacaatgacattttggctcatgatgatgactgaattctaagctgatttagactccctactgtcatcctctttgaagtgtgtgctgaacATGTGCCTTCATTACAGGTCTTAACAGCTGTGGGTTATTTGGTAATGGcggcttttcagtgtgaactgcctGACCGGTAAGGAACCTCTGAGTCACCCTGAGCCACATCATGACATCTGTATGGGGTGGTACATTTAAGATGTTACAGAGATACATGCAATATCCTTACTATCAGGATGTGCAAGCTGTAATCAAAATGCAATCTGCAGCAacatcttctgtcatcagcagtggtggtcttccttggcctatctGTCCCTTtctgattactgagctcacctgtGCATTCTTCTTGTTGATATTCcacacagttgatttaggtcatcctaatgttttactgatgtctctaatggcttctttgactatcATTGGCACAGCTGTTGAACAATGGCCACTACAAACTCCAAAGGGCAGAAGCAAGATGAGGTGTCTTaggcaatgaaacacacctgaggaatcacaaactccTCTGACATCAATTGGcccaaacattacggtgccctgaaatggaggggGAGGGGgtcatgtagaaaaagtgctgtcatttctacagtgtgtgactgaaatgtttgcaaatccccttttaatgaaaatgtgtaaCTTTAATCAAATCtaaatttttttaatctgttgagAAAAGgggtaaatgaaagaaaaataatactttgTTTCAGCCATTACGGAGAGTACTGTATAAAACAGAATGCCATGCCAAACATGAAAAAGGCACTTTCAATAATCAGAATGTGTCCTTACATTTATGCACAATTAAACCAAAACCATTTTACaccaaaataaacatcaaaatggCTTCATTAAATCACCAAGGAAAAGAGAGCAATGGATGAGTGACGCCTCAGTGCCCAGGCCTACAGAAGCTGCTGTGACCTCGGAGAAAAATGAGAAGCTGTTGGTATTTCAGCTCTATAGGGGAGTGGCAGGTGACACAAGGACTGGTCACCTTTATACTCACCATTATAATGTTTATGGGTATCTACTGTCAGGACTTATTTATGTTGAGTAAACTAAaatttgccaggtttaactgTCTATTTGCTCTAATGTGTGTGTTCACGTATGGAATTATTATCTCTGTTATGGATGCAAACATCAAGCAGTCTaagcctgcactcaatgaagagcgctataaacaataaatacaactgaACTATAACAGTAGTGTTAGACCAGTGATTCCCAATCGGTGGCTCGCGTGATTTATAAAAGgggtttgcaaaaaaaatatcGTAATGGCGGAATTTTAAATCCCCAacgtaaaaaataacaaaatattaaatgttggTAAATCTATTCACAgtactattaataatacaataataaaaatgggtcaacaaatcaattaaaatgtcaaattcatgAATATTACCTCAGTCACTTACGTATTGCGACGGAAGATTCTGTAAAATTGTTGAGTCGCAACAGGTAACAATATGTAACGCGATGAGACGCTACGCCACTGGCGATGCGTGTACATTCTCGTATGATCCGGAAACTTCCAATTCAGCAAACCGAGAACCCCGAATGCGCTCAAAAGAGCAAGAATAACATCTGCCGATATAAAAACACGTCGATCAGACAAGGAAGAGTAGAGTTGAATTGAATCGTACGATGCGCTTAAGAACCACGAGTGATTTTAATAAGATAAATTGGTAGTGCAcagtgtgtgtaaataaattacgataaagacTTTTTACTTAAACGTGCGCACATTGAAAGTGAATAATTATTACTCCGTAATTTTATTATGGATTGATGGTTAAAAATGGGTAGTTTCATCAAATCTGACAAAAAGCTGGACGAGAAATCAATTGCTTCTACTTCAGTCCCTGATTTGGTACCAACACAGGGTGATGACACTGAAAGCTGCAGTGAGCTAACATCTCTCCAGactgaaaggaaggaaaaaaataggCGAACATAGTAGTTCAAAAGAGAAGAACCGAAAATATGACAGTGACTATTTACAAATGGGTTTTTATTTTACCGGGGATGAGTCGGAACCTAAACCGctttgtgtaatttgtaatgaAGTCTGACAACAGCAGTTTAAAACATCATCTTCTTCGTAGACATATTGAAATAAAACATCCAACGTACAAGGATAAACCTTAGTTTTATTAATGTTTGTCTGTAAATTATGTTTAGATTTTTCAATAtgaatcatttttttacattaaataaaataagtacagtCAGGATGAAGAGTCAatcaatcttcttttactttccaAGTCCTGCAAAGTTaacattcaaatcagcagaacAGTAAAATGAAAGAGTTACAAAGAGGCATTTGTGCTGTGTCCTTTTGATTCACTCCAAAGTCAGATCTTTAGTTGTTACTAATAACACAAGCTCTAATACCACTGGCTACtcctagttgctaacaggacatggcagaacAGAGATACCTTAAAAGGTGATTATCAACCTGGTCCACTTGGCTGGATGGCCACTTGTCAGTTTCGTTATCCTTAAACGTTCTTGACCTTAAGGTGCCAAAGTACACTGGCGTCTTCAACTTCTGTACGCTTTATCTGCACAGTCCAGTCAACCACAAGTTCCCTGTTCCATTGTTATTATGAGTTGTCAGCCGTAGACAATACAAGGAGAGAAATGTCAAAGCAAGCACACCCTAAAGAAAAGCACTTTTAACTTTATTTCATTCGCTGAAGCCTTACTGTTACtgcaatactaaataataaaacacacttaACTGTCTTTTTCTCACTTAGTTCAAAATTTTTTGTTATAGTAAACACCAAATTATAcctcagcttttaagcataagctcagaagagtAGAGACTCCATATAAACCCAGTAAGTAATGTAGCTGTTTTGTTCTTGTCTTGTCAGCACACCTACATGACATGCCAGGTGGACAATGGACCGGTGATCCAAATCCAACTTCTGCACACtccattaatacacaagtcatccaagatgtggCTGACAAACATCATGACTCCATGGACTCTCTCAACccgtgattaatttattttgacgTGATAGTGCTGTATGTGGTGAACTGCTTGTTGGTGAAGTAACCTGCTGACCTCTCAGTGTTTCATGTGGCCTGAActattcattataacagcaatcatgtcattacatgtgccaggtgacaaTGGCTACTCGCTCAGTTTTGCCTCACACCTTTCCTGAAccccagagcacagaggagaggcgctGTAACTACATGTGTGACCTTTCACTCTCGGATGAAGAGCAAAGCCAGGTATTATTGAATGGAGGTGATGGGGTCTCAAAGCGTCAGAAGGGAGGAGGCTGATCTACCAgctaatgaagttctgcagcatcctgACTGCATATGTAGGAGATGGATTAGCAGGCTCCATATGTGAATGGTTCAGGGTGGGGATTAAAAGGAGTGATCACATATGAGTATTTAAAaaagtgattgtgatttataaaaagaaagtgaattgTGTAGAAAAGTGTGTACGTCAGGTTTTATACATCTGATTTTTTGGATGTgcacattttcctgtttattttgc encodes:
- the LOC127526347 gene encoding gastrula zinc finger protein XlCGF49.1-like — protein: MSNLKSHTRIHTGVKRYCCNECGKQFSHKINLKSHTRVHTGEKPYCCNECGKQFSRISSLKDHTRVHTREKPYCCNECGKQFSRIGSLQRHTRVHTGEKPYCCNECGKQFSQMSHLQRHTRVHTGQKPYCCNECGKQFSRISNLQIHTRVHNRI